CCCTTTTAAAGCGGCTGCTCCAGCCGAAGTCGCGATACGGTTCGCGGGCGAATATCTCCAAGTACCGGGTTGGCATTCTTTCCAGGACTTCACCACATTGCCGCTCGTTTTCGAATGTGACGACGGTACGGTGCCCAATGCTCTCGTTTCTACGGCCGCCCAGGAAAACGTGCGCAGGCGCGACCGTTGGCAGCTCAAAAAATTCGAACATCGTCCGGATTTTTGATCCGTTGTTCAAATCCGCGGACGAGTGCAGGGTAAAACAACGGTCATGCAATTGGTGCTGGTCCAGGAACTTCATGGCGCGGTTTTCGATTTCAATCCACTGAATCAAGTACCATTGGAACAAACTCAATTGCATGCCCTCGAAGTGCCGAAAAACGTCCTCGTTTCCAGTCAACGCCCAACAGAAGTGGCGGCGGCCATCATCGCCAGTATAGAAATGAAACGGCGCGTGAATGCGCTCCCGCCATTGCTGACGGTACGTTTCACTATGTGCGACACAAAGCGGGTCACGAACGAGGTGAATGAGCCGCAGGTTGGGAAAAAACTCCAGCGCGGCGACGTAGGCCGATTTCAGGAATGCGTGGCTGGATTCAAGATAGATACTTTCTGGAAGCTGTTCGATGTACACACGCTTCTTTGCCAAACGTGCGCGGATGCGGTCCACCCGCCCGGCAAACGCGTCGTAAATCGCCGGGCCAAAGAGGGTCGGGTTTCCCCAGTCGAAAAACGGCTCGTGACGGCTGGCGCAATCGAGCACGTTGTTGCGGAAAAGCTCGCGCAGGTAAAGCGTCCCTGAACGTGCGCTGGCCAAGGTGAAGAAAATATGTTTCATAGAGCGGACGCTACTTGCATCCCGACCTCAGAGATTCTTGCAGACGCAGACCACTTCCACCGGGTGGGGGATATCCGGCTCGAACATGGTAGTGCGGCGTCGGTCAAAGACGGTAAAACCAAACCGGGCATACGCAGATTCGGGCCGGCGCCCGGGATGTGAAAAGAACGCCCCGTAACATCGCTCGATTCCAACTCCACGCAGTCGTTGTTCGTAAGTCTCCCATAGTTTTCGTCCTATCCCGCGGCCGCGATATCGTGCGTCAATATCCAGATGGAGATGCGCGGCGCCATCGGGATGTTTGGGTTGTTCCTTCATTCCTGCAGTGAAGAGCCAGCGAACGAACTTCCGGCTGCGGGCGTGATTCGCATAGCGTCCTGTGGCGAATCGGAAGCCCATTTTGGAAGCGGTCTGAAATCCACACCACAACTGGAGCCAATCAAAATAACGGGAGACTGAACCTAAAAGATAGCCAACAATTCTCCCGTTCGCTTCGGCAACCATGCTCCAGCCCGGTTCGTAGTCGAGGTAAGGGCGTGTGAATAATTCAGCAAACAAATCATGGTCGTGAAACATCGGATCGACAGGCCGCCCCAGAAACCCGGTCTCGCAGCAGAGACGCTGAATAGATCCGTGGTCTGATGTTTTGCACGGCCGGATGCAAATTTGTTCCTGGCAGGGCGGCTCGCGAAGCAGCACCAAGTCCTCGGCCACTACCGAGTTTTTTGCCCCATTGAAAACGTGTCCATTCAGCGCGATTGAACCATTCCCGTCTGCAATCATGCGATTCCTTTCCGGTGGTTGGGAGCGAAACAATCCTTGCCGCGAATGGCCGGTGCGAAATGCTCAAGGTCTTCTCTCAAACCTGTTGACCATACCAAAGTGTAAGGTTTCAGATATATCTCCAGCGTAATTTTGCCAAGTAGGTGATACCCTACAAA
This genomic stretch from Pedosphaera parvula Ellin514 harbors:
- a CDS encoding GNAT family N-acetyltransferase → MIADGNGSIALNGHVFNGAKNSVVAEDLVLLREPPCQEQICIRPCKTSDHGSIQRLCCETGFLGRPVDPMFHDHDLFAELFTRPYLDYEPGWSMVAEANGRIVGYLLGSVSRYFDWLQLWCGFQTASKMGFRFATGRYANHARSRKFVRWLFTAGMKEQPKHPDGAAHLHLDIDARYRGRGIGRKLWETYEQRLRGVGIERCYGAFFSHPGRRPESAYARFGFTVFDRRRTTMFEPDIPHPVEVVCVCKNL